TTTATGTTCTTTGTGCAGGAATAACACAAATGGGTATTAAAGGTTACAGTTTTCAATATTTATGGCCAAATTGGACTTATTTTGCGACAAAAGGTCCTATTATCTTCGGATGTTTATCAGGCTTATGCGCCCTGCTTTTTGCAGATTCATTTCTTCAATTACCGAAAAATGCTCCTCGGTCAAGGCGTGTGATTACTGTTTTTATCATCCTTTTTGTCGCGGGTAGCCTTCTTACACTGCTCAATCTCACACAACCAGCGTTCATGGTTATGCAGCTAACAACAGGAGCAGGGTCTTTATTTGTCCTTTACTTATCCTATCGGGTAATGATAAATGGCTATAAACCGGCTAAATATTTTGTTTACGGTTGGACAATTTTACTATTAGGTTCTGTCGTCTTTTTATTGAAAGATTATGGCATCTTGAAATATAACGATTTTACGAGTAACGCCGTACAAATTGCATCTGTCGTGGAGATGGCTTTATTGTCCTTCGGTCTAGCTTATAGTATCAATATCTTAAAAGAAGAGAAAGAAGCATCACAAGTCAGGGAATTAGCGATCTCATTAGAAAACGAAAAGTTGATACGCGAGCAAAATATCGTATTGGAACAAAAAGTAGATGAGCGGACACGTGAATTAACAGAATCCAATGAGTCTCTACAAACCACTCTTACTCACTTGAAGGAAACACAATCTCAACTTGTCGAAGCCGAAAAGATGGCCTCTCTTGGTCAACTGACTGCGGGGGTTGCGCACGAGATCAACAACCCAATCAACTTTGTTACATCCAATGTCGCTCCATTAAAGCGTGATATCAAGATGATCTGGGAAACGCTGGAGGAGGTAGAACGTATAGCTTTTAAAGAGGGGATATCCGATACGGAAAAGCAATTGCAGATCAAAAAATTCAAAGATGACCTGGATATTGATTATCTGAAAACAGAGGTAGATTTTCTTTTAAAAGGGATGCATGATGGGGCCCATAGGACTGCCGAAATAGTAAAGAGTTTGCGGATCTTCTCGCGCGTAGACGAGGATACATTAAAATTTGCAGATCTAAACGAGGGGTTGGAGTCAACAATGGTTATCCTCAATAGTTTATTAAATAACACGATTGAAGTTGATAAGATCTATGGTGATATGCCAAAGGTCGAATGTCATGCCGGCAAACTCAATCAGGTCTTTTTG
The Sphingobacterium multivorum genome window above contains:
- a CDS encoding sensor histidine kinase: MKCWLNLIFLFIFTCSSTCFGEVIIDQPTQRVLIGYGLERYMGRGEPNFADTSASSFQPLGSKVPNLGISPTDIWFRLPVTNKGKEKLELLLEIAYPLLDEVELFVPSSNGHYKSVKLGEHQSFSARKYKVPNYAFDIQLPGNEKTIFFLRVKSTEQIILPIYLSNERSFLKEMNDDSLLSGIYIGIVGIMAIYNLFLFFSVRERGYLYYVLYVLCAGITQMGIKGYSFQYLWPNWTYFATKGPIIFGCLSGLCALLFADSFLQLPKNAPRSRRVITVFIILFVAGSLLTLLNLTQPAFMVMQLTTGAGSLFVLYLSYRVMINGYKPAKYFVYGWTILLLGSVVFLLKDYGILKYNDFTSNAVQIASVVEMALLSFGLAYSINILKEEKEASQVRELAISLENEKLIREQNIVLEQKVDERTRELTESNESLQTTLTHLKETQSQLVEAEKMASLGQLTAGVAHEINNPINFVTSNVAPLKRDIKMIWETLEEVERIAFKEGISDTEKQLQIKKFKDDLDIDYLKTEVDFLLKGMHDGAHRTAEIVKSLRIFSRVDEDTLKFADLNEGLESTMVILNSLLNNTIEVDKIYGDMPKVECHAGKLNQVFLNIVTNAIYAVNKKFNHDVGGKIWIETGVHADNTSVFIKIADNGIGIPKEIHERIFEPFFTTKDVGEGTGLGMSIAYNTIAKHHGKIIVDSEVGQGTSFTLLIPIQQNN